The Chthoniobacterales bacterium genomic sequence TCTCGGGCGCATTTACGGCGCACAATGGCGCAGCTGGCGCGGTGCCGACGGCAAAGTCACCGACCAGATCGACGCCGCGATCCGTCTCGTCCGCGAATCACCCGAGAGCCGGCGGATTATTGTCAGCGCTTGGAATCCCGGGGAACTGGCGCAGATGGCCTTGCCGCCCTGCCACGTTTTGTTCCAGTTCCATGTCGAAGGCGGGGAGTTGAGCTGCCAGCTTTACCAGCGCAGCGCCGATCTTTTTCTCGGCGTGCCTTTCAACATCGCTTCCTACGCGTTGCTCACGATGATGGTGGCGCAGGTTTGCGGCCTCAAGGCGGGTGACTTCGTCCACACCTTCGGCGACCTGCATCTTTACAGCAACCATATCGAGCAGGCGCGTTTGCAACTCTCGCGCGAGCCGCACGGACTCCCGCGGATGAAGCTCAACCCGGAGCGGCGGGAGCTGGGCGAATTCGTTTTCGAGGATTTCGTGCTCGAGGGCTATGATCCGCATCCGGCCATCAAGGCGCCCGTTGCCGTATGATCGCGGTCGCCGCCATGGCCGCCAACCGGGTGATCGGTGCGGACGGAAAAATTCCGTGGCATTTGCCGGACGACCTGCGCTGGTTCAAGAATC encodes the following:
- a CDS encoding thymidylate synthase, with translation MREYHRLLELVLEKGKPRADRTGTGTLGVFGAQARFDLRENFPLVTTKKLHLKSIIHELLWFLRGDTNVGYLHANGVTIWDEWADANGDLGRIYGAQWRSWRGADGKVTDQIDAAIRLVRESPESRRIIVSAWNPGELAQMALPPCHVLFQFHVEGGELSCQLYQRSADLFLGVPFNIASYALLTMMVAQVCGLKAGDFVHTFGDLHLYSNHIEQARLQLSREPHGLPRMKLNPERRELGEFVFEDFVLEGYDPHPAIKAPVAV